From Shewanella psychrophila, a single genomic window includes:
- a CDS encoding ATP-binding protein — translation MTLSKLPNRIFIKLLLGFWLCSSLIIAIVGLLPLLQQNHDRAPLPPHLANMLVRVADRVSIRLEDGPQAINTSRFKRLTHIRDRNDKPVRFYIADHQGRVINTHKVSRGLRRFMLMADEAERPMTHQFKRELIFGPYEFDVKGEKYSIYGRLADHHPRPWFFFFAENKLLTLSLAIILSGLLCGLLAWHLGKPLRTLKLSADALAAGDLTSRVDKATTKRKDEIGQLAQAFNGMANSVENMVQSQQRLISDISHELRTPLTRLQLALALARKKGQKSAETERIGYEAEQLEQMIAELLELSRVKLNIHDTKHLVSLNETLSQVLDDADFESSQQGKQLLIDIDDAIAMPTSPRPLARAIENLLRNAIRYAEHQINITAQFSENEVIITIADDGPGIENEQDLKAIFDPFYRPQTARERESGGWGLGLAITKAAIDAHQGQIIAENIQPHGLKVTIKLLS, via the coding sequence ATGACTCTAAGCAAACTCCCGAACCGTATTTTTATAAAGTTGTTGCTTGGCTTCTGGCTATGTAGCTCCTTGATCATAGCCATCGTTGGACTGCTCCCGCTATTGCAGCAAAACCATGACAGAGCACCACTTCCCCCTCATCTTGCAAACATGCTAGTCAGGGTTGCCGATCGCGTCAGTATACGCTTGGAGGATGGTCCTCAAGCTATTAACACCAGTCGATTCAAACGACTCACTCACATCAGAGATAGGAACGACAAACCTGTCCGTTTTTATATTGCCGATCATCAGGGCAGAGTAATTAACACACACAAGGTATCTCGGGGGCTACGCCGCTTCATGCTGATGGCAGATGAAGCCGAACGACCTATGACACACCAATTTAAGAGAGAATTAATCTTTGGCCCCTATGAGTTCGATGTCAAAGGAGAAAAATACTCAATTTATGGCAGGCTAGCCGATCATCACCCACGCCCTTGGTTTTTCTTCTTCGCAGAGAATAAACTACTGACATTAAGCCTAGCCATCATTCTCTCCGGCCTTTTATGTGGTCTGCTCGCCTGGCACCTGGGAAAACCGCTGCGTACACTGAAGTTAAGCGCCGATGCACTTGCCGCCGGAGATTTAACCAGCCGTGTCGACAAGGCAACCACTAAGCGCAAAGATGAGATAGGTCAACTCGCTCAGGCATTTAACGGCATGGCTAATTCAGTTGAGAATATGGTTCAAAGCCAACAAAGGCTCATTAGTGATATTTCTCATGAATTAAGAACACCACTAACCCGGCTTCAATTGGCCTTGGCCCTAGCTCGTAAGAAAGGACAGAAATCAGCCGAAACCGAACGTATCGGCTATGAAGCAGAACAGCTAGAACAGATGATTGCTGAGTTACTTGAGCTTTCTCGAGTAAAGCTCAATATTCACGATACTAAGCATCTAGTGTCACTCAATGAAACCTTGAGTCAGGTTCTCGATGATGCAGATTTTGAATCTTCGCAGCAGGGCAAGCAACTGCTGATAGATATTGATGATGCAATCGCAATGCCGACAAGTCCCAGACCACTGGCTAGGGCAATTGAAAACTTACTCAGAAATGCGATTCGCTATGCCGAGCATCAGATCAACATCACGGCTCAATTCTCAGAAAATGAAGTCATTATAACCATTGCTGATGATGGACCAGGTATTGAGAATGAGCAAGATTTAAAAGCTATTTTTGACCCCTTCTATCGGCCTCAAACGGCTCGAGAAAGAGAATCTGGCGGCTGGGGGCTAGGTCTAGCGATTACTAAGGCGGCCATTGATGCTCATCAAGGACAGATAATAGCCGAAAATATTCAGCCCCACGGTTTGAAAGTCACCATCAAGCTGCTGAGCTAA
- a CDS encoding LysR family transcriptional regulator yields MELEDIYRQDLSLLIALQILVEECSVTQAAKRLHLSQSATSRILARLRDMLNDPLFTRVGQKLVPTPFALNCYSQLQQPTGQLIELLTPKEFNPSECQQKFTIAATDYAMQAIVPFVLPEIYSKAPCIRLEVIPVQHKELQPQLSQQGADLAICRAIGQTRQLSQEFLGKVGVSCLLSPEHPLADSPLTLADYLYYPHATIAISDGVKALVDSAIAAHPDRNELLRTSHLDSALTLLKFHPLIITLPEGMAELAASKHRLRLKPLPFEIPPLDYNLFWHSKSELDKAHKWLREEITALIRQLLKQ; encoded by the coding sequence ATGGAACTAGAAGATATCTACCGGCAAGATCTAAGTTTGCTTATTGCACTGCAGATCTTGGTTGAAGAATGTAGCGTGACCCAAGCCGCTAAGCGATTGCATCTAAGCCAATCTGCCACCAGCAGAATTTTGGCCCGGTTACGCGACATGCTTAATGACCCTCTCTTTACCCGTGTAGGACAAAAGCTAGTACCGACTCCATTCGCCCTCAATTGCTATTCACAGTTACAGCAACCTACAGGGCAACTGATTGAGCTACTGACTCCCAAAGAATTTAACCCAAGTGAATGTCAGCAAAAATTTACCATAGCCGCCACAGACTATGCGATGCAGGCAATCGTGCCTTTCGTATTACCGGAAATCTACAGTAAGGCGCCCTGTATCAGACTTGAGGTCATACCGGTTCAGCATAAAGAACTCCAACCCCAATTAAGTCAGCAAGGGGCTGACTTGGCTATCTGCCGTGCAATCGGTCAAACTCGGCAGCTCAGTCAAGAGTTTCTCGGTAAAGTCGGAGTCAGTTGCCTATTATCGCCCGAGCACCCCCTGGCTGACTCCCCCCTCACATTAGCGGATTACCTATATTACCCTCACGCAACCATAGCCATCAGTGATGGCGTTAAGGCACTGGTTGATTCGGCTATTGCGGCGCATCCCGACCGCAATGAGTTATTAAGAACCTCTCATCTGGATAGCGCCCTTACCCTATTAAAATTTCATCCTTTGATCATAACTTTACCTGAGGGTATGGCTGAACTTGCCGCATCCAAGCACAGGCTCAGGCTAAAACCACTTCCTTTTGAGATCCCACCATTAGACTACAACCTATTTTGGCACTCAAAATCTGAACTCGACAAAGCCCACAAGTGGTTAAGGGAAGAGATCACGGCTTTAATTCGTCAACTGCTTAAACAATAA
- a CDS encoding cation diffusion facilitator family transporter: MNQTSQYDFWVKLASRAAVATALTLIIIKMAAWMYSGSASMLASLTDSFADALASIVNFIAIRYAIVPADQDHRYGHGKAEPLAALAQSAFILGSAFLLLFHGGDRLINPTPVNHAMLGVVVSIIAIILTFALVVLQKKALAATSSTIVEADALHYKSDLFLNAAVLVALVLSQYGWWWADGLFAILIAIFIGQQALGLGYRSIQSLLDRELDDDTRLKIVELAQQDPQVKGIHDLRTRESGKTTFIQCHLELDGSLSLREAHAIADKTEARIRAWFDDAEVIIHQDPV, translated from the coding sequence ATGAATCAAACTTCCCAATACGACTTCTGGGTCAAATTAGCTAGTCGTGCAGCTGTCGCAACTGCCTTGACCCTTATTATTATCAAAATGGCTGCCTGGATGTATTCAGGCTCTGCCAGTATGTTAGCGTCATTGACAGATTCCTTTGCCGATGCGCTCGCATCTATAGTTAATTTCATCGCAATTAGATATGCGATAGTTCCTGCCGATCAAGATCATAGATATGGCCATGGTAAAGCTGAGCCATTAGCGGCATTAGCCCAATCTGCATTTATCTTAGGGTCTGCGTTCTTACTATTATTTCATGGTGGAGACCGCTTAATTAATCCAACCCCAGTAAACCATGCAATGTTGGGGGTCGTGGTCTCTATAATCGCTATTATCCTAACTTTTGCTTTAGTTGTATTGCAGAAGAAAGCACTAGCCGCTACATCTAGCACTATTGTTGAGGCCGATGCACTTCATTATAAATCAGATCTATTCTTAAATGCTGCCGTATTAGTGGCACTTGTTCTCTCACAATATGGCTGGTGGTGGGCTGATGGATTGTTTGCAATCCTTATTGCAATCTTCATAGGCCAGCAAGCTTTGGGTTTAGGCTATCGCTCAATTCAGTCTTTACTCGATAGAGAGCTAGATGATGACACTCGATTAAAGATAGTCGAGTTGGCTCAGCAGGATCCACAAGTCAAAGGCATCCATGATTTAAGGACCCGTGAATCAGGCAAGACAACCTTTATTCAGTGCCATTTAGAATTGGACGGTTCTCTTAGCTTAAGAGAAGCACACGCTATTGCGGATAAGACCGAAGCGAGAATAAGAGCGTGGTTTGATGATGCAGAGGTTATTATCCACCAAGACCCAGTTTAA
- a CDS encoding response regulator — MNHLLLIDDDLGLSELLAQLLELEGFELTLAHDGQSGLDLALEKDYDLILLDVMLPKLNGFEVLKSLRANKQTPVLMLTARGDEIDRVVGLEIGADDYLPKPFNDRELVARIKAIIRRSHILPSEQQPSIFEYGDIKLDPSRQEVYCQEQLLILTGTEFGLLYEMVQNAGDLISKESLSETVLNKKLMPFDRSLDMHLSNLRKKLPERQDGRPRVKTIRGKGYIWLP, encoded by the coding sequence ATGAACCATCTGTTACTGATAGACGATGACTTGGGCTTATCGGAGTTATTAGCACAACTCCTTGAATTGGAAGGCTTCGAGCTGACACTCGCCCATGATGGGCAATCAGGCTTAGATCTGGCTCTGGAAAAAGATTACGATCTGATTCTTCTCGATGTCATGTTACCAAAGCTAAATGGTTTTGAGGTATTAAAGTCTCTCAGAGCGAACAAACAGACACCTGTGCTAATGCTCACCGCTCGCGGCGATGAGATTGATAGAGTTGTGGGACTCGAGATAGGAGCCGACGACTATTTACCTAAACCTTTCAACGATAGAGAGCTAGTCGCACGTATTAAGGCGATTATTCGTCGTAGTCATATTTTACCCAGCGAACAGCAACCCAGTATTTTTGAATATGGCGATATCAAGCTAGATCCTAGTCGTCAGGAAGTCTATTGCCAGGAACAGCTACTCATACTCACCGGAACTGAGTTTGGTTTGTTATATGAGATGGTACAAAATGCAGGTGACTTGATAAGTAAAGAAAGCTTGAGTGAAACAGTGCTCAATAAGAAGCTTATGCCATTCGACAGAAGCTTAGATATGCATCTATCTAACCTACGTAAGAAGCTACCGGAGCGGCAAGATGGCAGACCTAGAGTCAAAACGATTCGCGGCAAAGGCTATATTTGGCTACCTTAA
- a CDS encoding Spy/CpxP family protein refolding chaperone — protein MKKNTFKAGLLAIVASTALMTSAVYAEDGQHDGQHHMKSERMGHHGGMRQMFRGLDLTDEQKTEIKSLMKEQKSAMKENRPSKEERQAKKAEFLSLITADNFDEAKAQELMQARQDNAKFKKLGMLEVQNKIYKLLTPEQQEQFKDNFEKGHSRKGGH, from the coding sequence ATGAAAAAGAATACATTTAAAGCAGGTTTACTCGCAATTGTAGCAAGCACGGCTCTTATGACATCGGCTGTATACGCAGAAGATGGGCAACATGACGGTCAGCATCATATGAAGAGCGAGCGTATGGGACACCATGGCGGTATGCGTCAAATGTTTAGGGGGTTAGATCTGACTGATGAGCAAAAAACTGAAATAAAGTCTTTAATGAAAGAACAGAAATCAGCGATGAAAGAAAATCGTCCTAGTAAGGAAGAGCGTCAAGCTAAAAAGGCTGAGTTTTTAAGTTTGATCACAGCCGATAATTTCGATGAGGCAAAAGCACAAGAGTTGATGCAAGCCAGACAAGATAATGCCAAATTTAAGAAACTAGGTATGCTTGAAGTTCAGAATAAGATATATAAGCTTCTTACTCCTGAGCAACAAGAGCAGTTCAAAGATAACTTCGAAAAAGGCCATTCACGTAAAGGTGGGCACTAG